Proteins encoded within one genomic window of Mesorhizobium sp. AR10:
- a CDS encoding AAA family ATPase: MNNLAYETPSDSGDTSQQDIAAMQALRPIPRISIQAFCETEGVANPVERAGEDRRMAKAHLKVHMGGVATAIEFYQSAPTPNLILLESRSEPKQLLEQLAQLSEYCDPTSKVVVIGHYNDVGLYRELIRSGISEYVIAPVSMADIVSVVSSIFVDPEAEPIGRSIAFIGAKGGVGSSTIAHNVAWAMSSLFKSEVVVADLDLAFGTANINFDQDPAQGIAEAVFSPERVDEVYLDRLLAQCAEHLSLLAAPSTLERVYDFDPDAFAQLIDTAQRSVPLLVLDVPHVWTGWTKNTLIKADEIVITATPELANLRNTKNLVDMLKRLRPNDPPPKLIINQAGMPKRPEIATSDFAEPLGITPMSVIGFDPLLFGNAANNGRMLGEMDAKSPVVGMINEIAHVLTGRSEIKTKKKAGLGNFLGKLSRNKK; the protein is encoded by the coding sequence ATGAACAATCTTGCCTACGAGACCCCTTCGGACAGTGGCGACACCTCGCAACAGGACATCGCCGCGATGCAGGCGTTGCGGCCGATCCCACGCATCTCGATCCAGGCATTTTGCGAGACCGAGGGTGTCGCCAATCCGGTCGAGCGCGCCGGTGAGGATCGCCGCATGGCGAAGGCACATCTGAAAGTGCATATGGGCGGCGTCGCCACCGCGATCGAATTCTACCAGTCGGCGCCGACACCGAACCTGATCCTGCTGGAATCGCGCAGCGAGCCGAAACAGTTGCTGGAGCAGCTCGCCCAGCTCTCGGAATACTGCGATCCGACGTCGAAGGTCGTGGTGATCGGCCACTACAATGACGTCGGCCTCTACCGCGAACTCATCCGCTCCGGCATCTCCGAATATGTCATCGCGCCGGTGTCGATGGCCGACATCGTCAGCGTGGTTTCATCGATCTTCGTCGATCCGGAAGCCGAGCCGATCGGTCGCTCGATCGCCTTCATCGGCGCCAAGGGCGGCGTCGGCTCCTCGACCATCGCCCACAATGTGGCCTGGGCGATGTCGTCGCTGTTCAAGTCCGAAGTGGTCGTCGCCGATCTCGACCTTGCTTTCGGAACGGCCAACATCAATTTCGATCAGGATCCGGCGCAAGGCATCGCCGAGGCGGTCTTTTCGCCCGAACGCGTCGATGAGGTCTATCTCGACCGGCTGCTTGCCCAGTGCGCCGAGCATCTGTCGCTGCTTGCCGCCCCCTCGACGCTCGAACGTGTCTACGATTTCGATCCGGACGCCTTTGCGCAGCTTATCGATACGGCCCAGCGCAGCGTGCCGCTCCTAGTGCTCGATGTCCCCCATGTCTGGACAGGCTGGACCAAGAACACGTTGATCAAGGCCGACGAGATCGTCATCACGGCGACGCCGGAACTGGCCAATCTGCGCAACACCAAAAATCTGGTCGACATGCTGAAACGGCTTCGCCCGAACGATCCGCCGCCGAAGCTGATCATCAATCAGGCAGGCATGCCAAAGCGCCCCGAGATTGCAACGTCGGACTTCGCCGAACCGCTCGGCATCACGCCGATGTCGGTCATTGGTTTTGACCCGCTGCTGTTTGGAAACGCGGCCAACAACGGGCGCATGCTCGGCGAGATGGACGCCAAGAGCCCGGTCGTCGGCATGATCAACGAAATCGCGCATGTGCTGACCGGGCGCAGCGAAATCAAGACGAAGAAAAAAGCAGGCCTCGGCAATTTCCTTGGCAAGCTCTCGCGCAACAAGAAATGA
- a CDS encoding CpaD family pilus assembly protein: MSQSASKVMTMVATVWSSRERIYRSAIPILAIAVAASLAGCANLKRDSVTVGAIPDDYRTTHPIVIAEKNEKIDLPVGAGDRGMTRFQRDTLSGFLDGYDKSAAPALTIAIPVGSANEIAAAAAGRDFARLAVASGIQRNRILMTSYQSVSAEASAPIRVAYISLKAQTDKCGRWPEDLLQTSENKHYADFGCSYQNNLAAQMANPADLLGPRKPTPIDAARRGLVIDGYRDAPIYKPVPQTEVDY, from the coding sequence ATGTCTCAGTCAGCATCGAAGGTAATGACGATGGTCGCGACGGTATGGTCCAGCCGCGAGCGGATCTACCGATCGGCCATTCCGATCCTGGCGATCGCGGTCGCAGCGTCGCTGGCCGGTTGCGCCAATCTCAAGCGCGACAGCGTCACGGTTGGTGCAATTCCGGACGACTATCGCACAACGCACCCGATCGTGATTGCGGAGAAGAACGAGAAGATCGATCTTCCGGTTGGCGCCGGCGATCGCGGCATGACCCGCTTTCAGCGTGACACGCTTTCGGGCTTCCTGGACGGTTACGACAAGAGCGCTGCCCCGGCGCTGACGATCGCAATCCCGGTTGGCTCGGCCAACGAGATCGCCGCGGCCGCGGCCGGACGTGATTTCGCCAGATTGGCGGTCGCCAGCGGCATCCAACGGAACCGGATCCTCATGACCTCCTATCAGTCCGTTTCCGCCGAAGCCTCGGCCCCGATCCGCGTTGCCTATATCTCGCTGAAAGCCCAGACCGACAAATGCGGACGCTGGCCTGAAGATCTGCTGCAGACGTCGGAAAACAAACACTATGCCGATTTCGGCTGTTCCTATCAGAACAACCTTGCCGCCCAGATGGCCAACCCGGCCGACCTGCTCGGGCCGCGCAAGCCGACGCCCATCGACGCCGCGAGGCGCGGGCTCGTCATTGACGGATATAGAGACGCCCCAATCTACAAGCCGGTCCCGCAAACAGAAGTCGACTACTGA
- a CDS encoding type II and III secretion system protein family protein, whose protein sequence is MRLNAKLPVAMAAAIGLFLIGTNTHGLIEAKAAGKNAAVTASTATQRVKLGLNKSVVIDLPSDAYDILVANPVVADAVTRTARRIYLFGKSVGETNIFVFGPNGEQIASLDLAVERDVAGLEGYIRRFIPTADIKVELLNDNVVLTGTVDTPIDSKRAEELATIFVTGGEATTGQYSQTAAGGSANGGVAIDNPDEARRVSKIVNLLQIIGDDQVTLKVTVAEVSRSVMKQLGVNMVGNGGSNGISYGAISDNFAGLGKSLSHSGVDFATSTLQGYINAMEQSGVMKTLAEPTLTAVSGEKATFKVGGEFNMVQNQSAQDSSGGITYTTQKIEYGIGLEFQPIVLSPGRISLKVRTSVSEPTTEGSVSLSGGVTRPGMNVLSLRKRLADTTVELPSGGSMMIAGLVRDDVRQAVNGLPGLTKIPVLGTLFRSRDFVRNESELVIIITPYLVKPVARNDLAKPDDNFNPPSDGAGMFLGRVNRVYGTMQTDKPNGRYHGVVGFIYK, encoded by the coding sequence ATGAGGCTAAACGCTAAACTGCCGGTCGCGATGGCTGCGGCAATCGGCCTGTTTCTCATCGGAACGAATACGCATGGCCTCATCGAGGCGAAGGCTGCGGGCAAGAATGCCGCAGTGACAGCTTCGACCGCTACCCAGCGCGTCAAGCTCGGCCTCAACAAATCGGTGGTCATTGACCTGCCGAGTGACGCCTATGACATCCTGGTCGCCAACCCGGTGGTCGCCGATGCGGTGACCCGCACCGCAAGGCGCATCTACCTGTTTGGAAAGTCGGTGGGCGAGACCAACATCTTCGTCTTTGGCCCCAATGGCGAACAGATTGCCAGTCTGGATCTGGCGGTCGAACGCGACGTCGCCGGATTGGAGGGCTATATCAGACGCTTCATTCCGACGGCGGACATCAAGGTCGAATTGCTGAACGACAACGTCGTTCTGACCGGTACCGTGGATACTCCGATAGACTCCAAGCGCGCCGAGGAACTCGCGACCATCTTCGTGACTGGCGGTGAAGCGACGACGGGACAATACTCGCAGACCGCAGCCGGCGGTTCGGCCAACGGTGGCGTCGCCATCGACAATCCAGATGAAGCGCGGCGTGTCAGCAAGATCGTCAACCTGTTGCAGATCATCGGCGACGATCAGGTAACTTTGAAGGTGACCGTTGCGGAAGTGAGCCGCTCGGTGATGAAGCAGCTCGGCGTCAATATGGTCGGCAATGGTGGCAGCAACGGCATCAGCTATGGCGCCATAAGCGACAATTTCGCGGGCCTCGGCAAGTCGCTGTCGCATTCGGGCGTCGACTTCGCCACCTCTACATTGCAGGGTTACATCAACGCAATGGAGCAATCCGGCGTCATGAAGACGTTGGCTGAGCCGACGCTTACCGCCGTCTCCGGCGAGAAGGCGACTTTCAAGGTCGGCGGCGAGTTCAATATGGTACAAAACCAGTCGGCGCAGGATAGCAGCGGCGGCATTACCTATACGACACAAAAGATCGAGTATGGCATCGGGCTCGAGTTCCAGCCGATCGTGCTGTCGCCAGGACGCATCAGTCTGAAGGTCAGGACCTCGGTTTCGGAACCGACCACGGAAGGATCGGTGTCCCTGTCGGGCGGCGTGACCCGGCCTGGCATGAACGTGCTTTCCCTTCGCAAGCGGCTTGCCGACACCACGGTGGAACTTCCGTCCGGCGGCTCCATGATGATTGCCGGTCTCGTCCGGGATGACGTTCGGCAGGCAGTCAACGGCTTGCCCGGGCTGACAAAAATTCCGGTGCTCGGTACCCTCTTCCGCAGCCGGGACTTCGTCCGCAATGAAAGCGAGCTTGTCATCATCATCACGCCCTACCTAGTAAAGCCGGTAGCGCGCAATGACCTGGCCAAGCCGGATGACAATTTCAACCCACCGAGCGACGGCGCCGGCATGTTTCTTGGCCGTGTCAACCGCGTCTACGGCACCATGCAAACCGACAAGCCCAACGGCCGCTACCACGGCGTTGTCGGCTTCATCTACAAGTAA
- the cpaB gene encoding Flp pilus assembly protein CpaB: MPASRLIILSVAVAAAGGAGYVAKNMVAAPPPQVVTNAPQAPAIALQDVLVLSGDVAMGSPLENNISWESWPADGVNANFITRAAEPEALDKLKGSVARMAMYTGEPLRRSKLIGEGQSFMSSMLPTGMRAVATAISADTSAGGFILPNDFVDVIMTRRSDTGSGGSGFTTETILKNIRVLAIDQTIQEDEEGKKTRVGQTATLELTPQQAEIITVAQQMADRLTLALRSIKDNQDKDSGEADYLVSGNGRRGTVRLIKSGEVSEVGARK, translated from the coding sequence ATGCCAGCATCCCGACTGATCATTCTGAGCGTGGCGGTGGCTGCGGCGGGTGGCGCAGGATATGTTGCCAAAAACATGGTCGCGGCTCCGCCGCCTCAAGTCGTCACCAATGCCCCCCAGGCGCCGGCGATAGCGCTGCAGGATGTGCTTGTCCTTTCCGGTGATGTCGCGATGGGCAGCCCGCTTGAGAACAACATCAGCTGGGAGTCCTGGCCGGCCGATGGCGTCAACGCGAATTTCATCACCCGCGCCGCCGAGCCCGAGGCTTTGGACAAGCTGAAGGGTTCCGTCGCCCGCATGGCGATGTACACGGGCGAGCCGCTGCGGCGCTCCAAGCTGATCGGCGAGGGGCAGAGTTTCATGTCGTCGATGCTGCCCACCGGGATGCGTGCCGTCGCCACTGCGATCTCGGCCGACACTTCGGCCGGCGGCTTCATTCTTCCCAACGATTTTGTCGACGTCATCATGACCCGCAGGTCCGACACCGGTAGCGGCGGCAGTGGTTTTACAACCGAGACCATCCTCAAGAACATTCGCGTCCTGGCGATCGATCAGACCATCCAGGAGGACGAGGAAGGCAAGAAGACCAGAGTCGGCCAGACCGCCACGCTGGAGCTGACGCCGCAACAGGCGGAGATCATCACGGTCGCCCAGCAGATGGCGGATCGCCTGACCTTGGCGCTGCGGTCGATCAAGGACAACCAGGACAAGGATTCGGGTGAGGCCGACTATCTCGTTTCCGGCAATGGACGGCGCGGAACTGTGCGATTGATCAAGTCGGGCGAAGTTTCCGAAGTGGGGGCAAGGAAATGA